In a single window of the Necator americanus strain Aroian chromosome X, whole genome shotgun sequence genome:
- a CDS encoding hypothetical protein (NECATOR_CHRX.G26117.T2), whose protein sequence is MEESDLRFLQVQRAAVADPARASEWAGKKLCWVPHEKDGFVAGSIKQETNDEVIVEICDTGKTVTISKDDVQKANPPKFDKVEDMSELTYLNEASVLHNLKERYFSSLIYTYSGLFCVVINPYKRLPIYSESLIEEFKGKKRHEMPPHIFAIADSAYRSMLQDREDQSILCTGESGAGKTENTKKVIQYLAHVAGATRSKGGPQAPAASPAKHDQYRNSIGELEHQLLQANPILEAFGNSKTVKNDNSSRFGKFIRINFDMSGYISGANIEFYLLEKSRTLRQAPDERSFHIFYQFLRGTSAAEKANYLLEDIDKYRFLVNGNITLPNVDDAQEFQSTLKSMRIMGFAEDEITSVLRVVSATVLMGNFEFTQEKKSDQAILPDDRVIQKVCHLLGLPVIELTKAFLRPRIKVGREFVNKAQNKEQAEFAVEAIAKASYERMFKWLVNRINKSLDRTRRQGASFIGILDIAGFEIFELNSFEQLCINFTNEKLQQLFNNTMFIMEQEEYQREGIEWQFIDFGLDLQPTIDLIEKPMGLLALLDEQCLFPKATDKTLVEKLQKTHSKHPKFIVPDMRAKSDFAVVHYAGRVDYSADQWLMKNMDPLNENVVALMQASTDPFVCGIWKDAEFAGICAAEMNETAFGVRAKKGMFRTVSQLHKEQLTRLMTTLRNTSPHFVRCIIPNHEKKAGKINSMLVLEQLRCNGVLEGIRICRQGFPNRVPFQEFRHRYEILTPNVIPRGFMDGKEAVKKMIEYLEVDSNLYRIGQSKVFFRTGVLAHLEEERDLKLTDLIIQFQAQCRAFLARRLYVKRMQQSSAIRVLQRNGLAWMKLRNWQWWRLFTKVKPLLQVTNQEAAISAKEDELRAIREKLDKVETEFKESLTKIDQVMAERNVLQDQLQQETDNNAELEEVKNRLQLKKNELEEMVNEMRDRLVDEEQRTEKMSQEKKKLVETVRDLEEQLEQEEQARQKLQLDKANVDQRVKNVEIKLVDITDAHDKLLKEKRILEDKMNQLNMQLSEEEERVKQVARQRGKVEGHVQELEQELLRERQIKSELEQQKRKLITELEDSRELLEEKRGKLEELNGQLMKREEELSQVLTRSDEEAATIALLQKQIRDMQATIDELREDIETERAARNKAEMARREVVAQLEKVKGDMLDKVDETSVLQDIMRRKEDEVRDLKKALESTTHALENKLEEQKAKYNRQIEELHEKIEQQKKVNSQQEKYKHQAENERAELTQELANIQAQKAEADKRRKQQEVQFLDMQSQLAECDEHRLQALEQLDKAREELEHISRTREDEEQLVSNLNRKVAALEVQLHEVSDQVQEETRAKLAQINRVRQLEEEKATIAEERDEIDAARQHMERDINVLRQQLTEARKKADEGVIQQMEELRKKAQRDLENTQHQLEESEASKERLIQSKKKLQQELEDANIELENIRTASREMEKRQKKFDMQLAEERANVQKAILERDAHAQESRDRETRILSLVNELEQLKGTIDETERVRRMLQLELDESISSKDDVGKNVHELEKAKRQLEQTVQEQKATIEELEDQLGFAEDARLRLEVNIQALRAEQDRNLNAKDQEAEDKRRSLVKQLRDLEQELENERRSKAGAISQKKKMEAHIAEIEQQLDVANRLKDEYNKQLKKNQQMIKEYQHDSEEARQMKEEIASQLRDIERRLRSAEAENQRLSEANEMLTSQKRQLEQEKDELEELRGRGGSFSSEEKRRLEQKLAQLEEELEEEQNNAEIAIDKQRKAQQQLEQLTTELSMERSVAQKSEAERQGLERQNRELKAKIAELESTAQSRARAQIAALEAKIQYLEEQNSVESQERHNATRQYRRIEKRLHDTILQLEDERRNVEQQKEIAEKCNLRAKQMRRQLDEQEEEMTRERAKSRNLQREIDDLTEANDTLTRENNSLRGGAARRNRENMRLRSAYQIPGSSDNLTRNDDEDGSIGTEVTGSDHTDELKKTSV, encoded by the exons AA GCAGGAAACGAACGATGAAGTAATTGTCGAGATCTGCGACACAGGAAAAACTGTCACGATCAGTAAGGATGACGTCCAGAAGGCGAACCCTCCCAAGTTTGATAAG GTTGAGGATATGTCAGAGTTAACATATCTGAACGAGGCTTCAGTTCTGCACAATCTCAAGGAGCGTTATTTTAGTTCTCTTATTTAT ACATATTCGGGTCTTTTCTGCGTGGTGATCAATCCTTACAAGCGTCTACCAATATATTCGGAAAGTTTGATTGAGGAATTCAAAGGCAAAAAGAGGCACGAAATGCCACCTCATATTTTCGCCATAGCTGACTCGGCCTACCGTTCCATGCTACAAG ATCGTGAGGATCAGTCCATTCTTTGCAC TGGGGAATCCGGAGCTGGTAAAACAGAGAACACGAAGAAAGTGATTCAATATTTGGCCCATGTTGCCGGTGCAACACGTTCAAAAGGAGGACCTCAAGCACCTGCTGCATCCCCAGCAAAA CACGACCAGTATCGGAATTCTATC GGGGAATTGGAGCATCAACTTCTGCAAGCGAATCCTATTCTGGAAGCATTTGGTAACAGCAAAACCGTGAAGAATGACAACTCATCGCGTTTT GGGAAATTCATTCGGATCAACTTCGACATGTCGGGGTACATCTCAGGAGCGAACATCGAGTTCTATCTCTTGGAAAAGTCGAGGACATTGCGGCAGGCCCCGGATGAACGAAGTTTCCACATTTTCTACCAATTTCTACGTGGTACCAGTGCGGCTGAAAAGG CCAACTACTTACTGGAAGACATCGACAAATATCGATTCTTGGTCAACGGAAACATTACCTTGCCTAATGTTGACGATGCACAAGAATTCCAAAGCACGCTCAAATCTATGCGAATCATGGGATTTGCCGAGGATGAGATCACAT CTGTGTTACGTGTCGTGTCGGCTACGGTCCTTATGGgtaattttgaatttacacaagaaaaaaagtccgaTCAAGCGATTCTTCCGGACGATAGAG TCATTCAAAAAGTTTGTCATTTGCTTGGATTGCCAGTAATCGAATTGACCAAGGCTTTCTTGAGGCCAAGAATTAAA GTGGGACGCGAGTTCGTGAACAAAGCACAGAATAAGGAGCAAGCCGAATTTGCGGTTGAAGCGATTGCCAAGGCATCTTATGAGCGCATGTTCAAATGGCTGGTGAATCGTATCAACAAATCCCTAGATCGAACACGTCGCCAAGGCGCGTCGTTCATTGGAATTCTCGACATCGCAGG ttttgaaatatttgagctGAACTCGTTTGAGCAGCTTTGCATCAACTTCACAAATGAGAAACTCCAACAGTTATTCAACAATACAATGTTTATCATGGAACAGGAGGAGTATCAACGAGAAG GAATCGAATGGCAGTTCATCGATTTCGGCCTCGATCTGCAGCCAACGATTGATTTGATCGAGAAACCGATGGGTCTACTAGCCCTCTTGGATGAACAATGTCTGTTTCCGAAAGCTACGGACAAAACGCTCGTTGAGAAGCTTCAGAAGACACACAGTAAACACCCGAAGTTCATTGTACCTGATATGCGTGCAAAGAGCGATTTCGCAGTGGTTCACTATGCTG GTCGTGTTGATTACTCCGCCGACCAGTGGCTAATGAAGAACATGGATCCACTTAATGAAAATGTCGTCGCCCTCATGCAAGCGTCGACAGATCCGTTTGTCTGCGGAATCTGGAAAGATG CCGAATTCGCCGGCATTTGTGCCGCTGAAATGAACGAGACAGCATTTGGGGTACGCGCTAAGAAGGGCATGTTCCGTACAGTGTCACAGTTGCATAAGGAGCAGCTAACGAGGCTTATGACTACACTGAGGAATACTAGTCCACACTTCGTGAGGTGCATCATTCCCAAtcacgagaaaaaa GCTGGTAAAATAAACTCAATGCTAGTTTTGGAACAGCTTCGGTGCAATGGAGTACTAGAAGGTATTCGTATCTGCAGACAAGGATTTCCGAACAGAGTAcctttccaagaattccgtCATCGATATGAAATTCTTACGCCTAACGTTATTCCCAGGGGATTCATGGACGGGAAAGAAGCGGTCAA AAAGATGATCGAATACTTGGAAGTCGACTCGAACTTGTATCGTATCGGGCAGTCGAAGGTATTTTTCCGTACGGGTGTACTTGCTCATCTTGAGGAGGAGAG AGATTTAAAACTGACGGATCTGATCATCCAGTTCCAAGCTCAGTGTCGTGCGTTCCTAGCCAGGCGTCTCTACGTGAAGAGG ATGCAACAGTCAAGTGCTATTCGAGTCCTACAACGAAATGGTTTAGCATGGATGAAATTAAGGAACTGGCAGTGGTGGCGATTGTTTACAAAG GTGAAACCTCTTCTCCAAGTAACAAATCAAGAAGCAGCTATCTCTGCTAAAGAAGATGAGCTACGTGCCATCCGAGAAAAGCTGGACAAAGTTGAGACCGAATTCAAGGAGAGCTTGACCAAGATTGATCAG GTGATGGCCGAAAGAAACGTCCTCCAAGATCAATTGCAACAGGAAACAGATAATAATGCTGAACTGGAAGAGGTGAAGAACAGGCTGCAACTCAAG AAAAATGAACTTGAAGAGATGGTTAATGAAATGCGCGATCGTCTCGTGGACGAAGAACAGCGTACTGAGAAGATGTCtcaggagaagaagaaactggtt gaaACTGTTCGAGATCTGGAGGAACAACTAGAGCAGGAGGAACAAGCTCGTCAAAAACTTCAACTTGATAAAGCCAATGTTGATCAACGAGTTAAGAACGTTGAGATAAAACTTGTGGACATCACG GATGCCCACGATAAACTGCTCAAAGAGAAACGGATATTAGAGGACAAGATGAACCAACTGAACATGCAACTTAGCGAGGAAGAAGAACGAGTTAAGCAAGTTGCTAGACAACGTGGAAAG GTAGAAGGTCATGTCCAAGAACTAGAGCAAGAATTGCTGCGAGAACGTCAAATCAAGAGTGAGCTGGagcaacaaaaacgaaaactcaTTACCGAACTGGAGGATAGCCGTGAGCTATTGGAGGAAAAACGGGGTAAACTGGAAGAGCTCAACGGTCAGTTGATGAAGAGAGAGGAGGAATTGTCGCAAGTGTTGACGCG CTCTGATGAAGAAGCTGCCACCATTGCTCTTCTCCAGAAGCAGATACGCGACATGCAGGCTACGATTGACGAGCTTCGCGAAGACATTGAGACTGAAAGAGCTGCCCGAAATAAGGCTGAAATGGCACGCAG AGAAGTTGTAGCTCAACTGGAGAAGGTGAAAGGGGATATGCTGGATAAGGTGGACGAAACAAGTGTCCTCCAAGATATCAtgcgaagaaaagaagacgaaGTGCGAGATCTAAAA AAAGCCCTCGAGTCCACAACTCATGCACTCGAGAATAAGctagaagaacaaaaagcgAAGTACAATCGTCAAATAGAAGAACTACACGAAAAGATTGAACAACAAAAGAAGGTCAACTCACAACAGGAGAAGTACAAGCATCAAGCGGAAAATGAGAGG GCGGAGCTGACCCAAGAATTGGCCAACATACAAGCTCAAAAAGCAGAAGCTGACAAGCGCCGGAAACAACAGGAGGTGCAGTTTCTGGATATGCAGTCTCAATTAGCCGAATGCGACGAACATCGTCTGCAAGCTTTAGAGCAACTTGATAAG GCCCGCGAAGAGCTTGAACATATCAGTCGTACCCGCGAAGATGAAGAACAGCTTGTGTCGAATCTTAACAGGAAGGTTGCAGCGCTCGAAGTGCAACTTCACGAGGTTTCCGATCAAGTTCAG GAAGAAACTCGGGCCAAACTTGCTCAGATCAATCGCGTACGTCaacttgaagaagaaaaagccaCTATCGCTGAGGAACGCGATGAGATTGACGCAGCACGCCAACATATGGAACGC GATATCAATGTTCTTCGTCAGCAGCTTACTGAGGCTCGAAAGAAAGCTGACGAAGGTGTCATTCAGCAGATGGAGGAGCTAAGAAAgaag GCGCAACGAGACCTCGAAAATACTCAACATCAACTTGAAGAGAGTGAAGCTAGCAAGGAACGTTTAATTCAGAGCAAGAAGAAGCTTCAACAAGAG CTCGAGGATGCCAACATTGAACTCGAGAACATTCGCACTGCTTCAAGGGAAATGGAAAAGAGGCAAAAGAAGTTTGACATGCAGTTGGCCGAGGAACGAGCAAATGTGCAAAAG GCAATTCTTGAAAGGGACGCTCACGCCCAGGAGTCACGTGATCGTGAAACCCGAATCTTGTCCCTCGTAAATGAACTCGAACAACTCAAGGGAACTATTGATGAGACTGAAAGAGTCCGCCGTATGCTTCAGCTGGAATTGGATGAGTCG ATCTCATCGAAAGATGATGTGGGGAAGAATGTCCACGAACTGGAGAAGGCAAAACGTCAGCTGGAGCAGACTGTTCAGGAACAAAAGGCAACTATTGAGGAACTAGAGGATCAACTTGGTTTTGCTGAGGATGCAAG GTTGCGACTCGAAGTCAACATCCAGGCTCTACGCGCTGAACAAGATCGTAACCTAAATGCGAAGGATCAA GAAGCTGAAGACAAGCGCAGAAGTCTGGTTAAACAACTGCGTGACTTGGAACAAGAGCTGGAGAACGAACGTCGTAGCAAGGCAGGAGCGATCagtcagaagaagaagatggaaGCTCACATTGCCGAAATTGAACAGCAGCTCGACGTGGCTAACAGACTTAAG GATGAGTATAACAAGCAGTTAAAGAAGAACCAGCAAATGATAAAGGAATATCAACACGACAGTGAAGAAGCACGCCAAATGAAGGAAGAGATTGCTTCTCAACTTAGAGACATCGAACGAAGGTTGAG GTCAGCTGAAGCTGAAAATCAACGTTTGTCGGAAGCTAATGAGATGCTAACTTCACAAAAGAGGCAACTTGAGCAGGAGAAGGATGAACTGGAGGAACTGCGCGGTCGA GGAGGTAGCTTCTCTTCCGAGGAGAAACGCCGtttagaacaaaaattagCTCAACTGGAAGAGGAGCTTGAAGAAGAGCAAAACAATGCCGAGATTGCCATTGATAAACAGCGCAAGGCTCAGCAACAG CTGGAGCAACTCACTACTGAACTTTCCATGGAACGTTCTGTAGCACAGAAATCTGAGGCAGAACGACAAGGACTGGAGCGCCAGAACCGTGAGCTCAAAGCGAAG ATAGCTGAACTCGAAAGTACGGCACAGTCTAGAGCTCGAGCTCAAATCGCTGCGCTAGAGGCGAAAATTCAATACCTTGAGGAACAGAACAGCGTTGAGAGTCAAGAACGCCACAACGCCACTAGGCAGTACAG GCGGATTGAAAAGCGTCTCCATGACACAATCTTGCAGCTTGAAGATGAGAGACGAAATGTtgagcaacaaaaagaaatt GCTGAAAAGTGCAATCTGCGGGCAAAACAGATGCGCCGTCAACTGGATGAACAGGAGGAAGAGATGACTCGCGAACGTGCGAAATCTAGAAACCTTCAACGAGAAATCGATGACCTCACTGAGGCCAATGACACGCTCACACGAGAAAACAACAGCTTACG AGGTGGTGCAGCGCGACGAAATCGTGAAAACATGCGGCTCCGATCAGCATACCAAATTCCTGGATCTAGCGACAATTTGACTAGAAACGACGATGAAGACGGTAGCATAGGAACTGAAG TTACCGGTTCCGATCATACGGACGAGCTCAAGAAGACGAGCGTCTAG